One window from the genome of Oryza glaberrima chromosome 3, OglaRS2, whole genome shotgun sequence encodes:
- the LOC127767617 gene encoding protein FAR1-RELATED SEQUENCE 5-like isoform X3: protein MRRGPEGRRTLCNACGIAWAKGKVRKVIDSDTPMDNAMFAQMVPELSMEFDDEDKAYEFYNRYAGHVGFSVRKSSSDKSAENITRSRTFVCSREGFRKDKKGAKEVKRPRPETRIGCPARMSIKITSDGKYRISEFVPDHNHQPAPPSTMHMLRSQRVLTELQTTEADSSEDSATPSRFSSCSLVKQAEVIRHTNFLPAEYRCSLRSKRKKNMQPGDAGVTVKYLQSMQLSNPSFFYAVQLDEDDKLTNIFWADSKSRTDFSYYSDVVCLDTTYKINEHSRPLTLFLGVNHHKQISIFGAALLYDESEESFKWLFDTFKIAANGKQPKTILTDWSMAATTASAITAAWPGTVHRLCPWQVYQNSVKHLNHTFQGSKTFAKDFGKCVYDYDDEENFLLGWNTMLEKYDLRNNEWIKKIFDDRDKWSPVYNRHVFTADIKSSLQSESVRNALKKSLSPQFDLLSFFKHYERMLDEYRYAELQADFHASQSFPRIPPSKMLRQAANMYTPVVFEIFRREFEMFVDSVIYSCGEDGNAFEYRVAVTDRPGEHYVRFDSGDLSVVCSCKKFEAMGIQCCHVLKVLDFRNIKELPQKYFMKRWKKDVKSASTGNQELLNGGVSQIPSSYLNVPVPFIDPQHVQSNNELNHDTSVSNSHQQALHGGAQGSQGYAPLAGIQQQQFIGNFRLNHETVLAWWII, encoded by the exons ATGCGCCGTGGACCAGAGGGACGGAGAACTTTATGCAATGCTTGTGGTATAGCATGGGCAAAG GGAAAAGTGCGAAAAGTTATTGATTCTGATACCCCCATGGATAATGCCATGTTTGCACAAATGGTTCCAGAACTTAGCATGGAATTCGATGACGAAGATAAAGCATATGAGTTCTACAACAGGTACGCTGGACATGTGGGATTCAGTGTTCGTAAAAGTTCATCGGACAAATCAGCTGAAAACATCACAAGGTCAAGAACCTTTGTATGCTCGAGAGAAGGTTTTCGTAAGGACAAGAAAGGAGCTAAGGAAGTTAAAAGACCACGGCCAGAAACAAGAATAGGGTGTCCTGCACGAATGTCAATTAAGATTACATCTGATGGTAAATATCGTATATCTGAATTCGTACCAGATCATAACCATCAGCCAGCACCCCCATCAACCATGCATATGCTGAGGTCTCAGAGAGTACTCACTGAGCTGCAAACAACTGAAGCAGACTCCTCAGAAGATTCAGCGACACCATCAAGGTTTTCTAGTTGCTCTTTGGTGAAGCAAGCAGAAGTAATTAGACATACCAATTTTCTCCCTGCTGAATACAGGTGCTCTCTTCGTTCAAAGCGCAAGAAAAATATGCAACCTGGTGATGCAGGAGTAACTGTAAAGTACCTGCAAAGCATGCAGCTAAGCAACCCTTCTTTCTTTTATGCTGTCCAGCTTGATGAGGATGACAAACTGACAAACATTTTCTGGGCCGATTCCAAATCTAGAACCGACTTCAGCTACTACAGTGACGTGGTTTGTTTGGACACAACCTACAAGATAAATGAACATAGCAGACCATTAACACTATTCCTTGGAGTGAACCACCACAAGCAAATCTCCATATTTGGTGCTGCCTTGCTTTATGATGAATCAGAAGAGTCTTTCAAGTGGCTATTTGATACATTCAAGATTGCTGCAAATGGAAAGCAACCAAAAACAATCTTGACAGATTGGTCTATGGCAGCAACTACGGCTTCTGCGATAACAGCAGCATGGCCTGGAACAGTTCATCGCCTTTGTCCATGGCAAGTGTACCAAAACTCTGTCAAGCACCTTAATCACACCTTTCAAGGCTCCAAAACATTTGCAAAGGATTTCGGAAAATGTGTTTATGACTACGATGACGAAGAGAACTTCTTGCTTGGATGGAATACTATGCTAGAGAAGTATGATCTACGAAACAATGAgtggattaaaaaaatatttgatgatcGTGATAAATGGTCTCCAGTATACAATCGCCATGTATTCACTGCAGATATAAAAAGTTCTTTGCAGTCGGAAAGTGTTAGAAATGCCTTGAAGAAGTCCTTGAGTCCACAATTTGACCTGTTATCTTTCTTTAAGCACTATGAAAGAATGCTTGATGAGTATCGTTATGCAGAGTTACAAGCTGATTTTCATGCAAGCCAAAGCTTCCCTAGAATTCCTCCATCCAAAATGCTGAGACAGGCTGCTAACATGTACACACCAGTGGTCTTTGAAATTTTTCGCAGGGAGTTTGAGATGTTTGTCGATTCCGTGATTTATAGCTGTGGGGAGGATGGAAATGCATTCGAATATAGAGTAGCAGTAACAGATAGGCCTGGGGAACACTATGTTAGGTTTGACTCTGGCGACTTATCTGTTGTATGCAGTTGTAAAAAATTTGAAGCAATGGGTATCCAGTGTTGCCATGTGTTGAAAGTTCTAGATTTCAGAAATATAAAGGAGTTACCACAAAAATATTTCATGAAAAGATGGAAGAAGGATGTCAAGTCTGCAAGTACAGGCAATCAAGAACTTCTGAATGGAGGAGTTTCACAAATTCCCAGCTCTTATTTGAATGTTCCCGTGCCATTTATAGATCCACAACATGTGCAATCAAATAACGAGCTTAACCAT GACACTTCTGTTTCTAACTCCCACCAGCAGGCCCTTCATGGAGGTGCACAGGGAAGTCAG GGTTATGCTCCCTTAGCAGGgattcagcagcagcagtttaTTGGAAATTTTCGCCTGAACCATGAAACAG TGTTGGCGTGGTggattatttga
- the LOC127767617 gene encoding protein FAR1-RELATED SEQUENCE 5-like isoform X2, which yields MQFEDGGDVHVGAGEGEDGGRVTVDELTRCLRCGISANATPHMRRGPEGRRTLCNACGIAWAKGKVRKVIDSDTPMDNAMFAQMVPELSMEFDDEDKAYEFYNRYAGHVGFSVRKSSSDKSAENITRSRTFVCSREGFRKDKKGAKEVKRPRPETRIGCPARMSIKITSDGKYRISEFVPDHNHQPAPPSTMHMLRSQRVLTELQTTEADSSEDSATPSRFSSCSLVKQAEVIRHTNFLPAEYRCSLRSKRKKNMQPGDAGVTVKYLQSMQLSNPSFFYAVQLDEDDKLTNIFWADSKSRTDFSYYSDVVCLDTTYKINEHSRPLTLFLGVNHHKQISIFGAALLYDESEESFKWLFDTFKIAANGKQPKTILTDWSMAATTASAITAAWPGTVHRLCPWQVYQNSVKHLNHTFQGSKTFAKDFGKCVYDYDDEENFLLGWNTMLEKYDLRNNEWIKKIFDDRDKWSPVYNRHVFTADIKSSLQSESVRNALKKSLSPQFDLLSFFKHYERMLDEYRYAELQADFHASQSFPRIPPSKMLRQAANMYTPVVFEIFRREFEMFVDSVIYSCGEDGNAFEYRVAVTDRPGEHYVRFDSGDLSVVCSCKKFEAMGIQCCHVLKVLDFRNIKELPQKYFMKRWKKDVKSASTGNQELLNGGVSQIPSSYLNVPVPFIDPQHVQSNNELNHDTSVSNSHQQALHGGAQGSQGYAPLAGIQQQQFIGNFRLNHETGFL from the exons ATGCCTACGTTGTGGCATCAGTGCAAATGCGACGCCTCATATGCGCCGTGGACCAGAGGGACGGAGAACTTTATGCAATGCTTGTGGTATAGCATGGGCAAAG GGAAAAGTGCGAAAAGTTATTGATTCTGATACCCCCATGGATAATGCCATGTTTGCACAAATGGTTCCAGAACTTAGCATGGAATTCGATGACGAAGATAAAGCATATGAGTTCTACAACAGGTACGCTGGACATGTGGGATTCAGTGTTCGTAAAAGTTCATCGGACAAATCAGCTGAAAACATCACAAGGTCAAGAACCTTTGTATGCTCGAGAGAAGGTTTTCGTAAGGACAAGAAAGGAGCTAAGGAAGTTAAAAGACCACGGCCAGAAACAAGAATAGGGTGTCCTGCACGAATGTCAATTAAGATTACATCTGATGGTAAATATCGTATATCTGAATTCGTACCAGATCATAACCATCAGCCAGCACCCCCATCAACCATGCATATGCTGAGGTCTCAGAGAGTACTCACTGAGCTGCAAACAACTGAAGCAGACTCCTCAGAAGATTCAGCGACACCATCAAGGTTTTCTAGTTGCTCTTTGGTGAAGCAAGCAGAAGTAATTAGACATACCAATTTTCTCCCTGCTGAATACAGGTGCTCTCTTCGTTCAAAGCGCAAGAAAAATATGCAACCTGGTGATGCAGGAGTAACTGTAAAGTACCTGCAAAGCATGCAGCTAAGCAACCCTTCTTTCTTTTATGCTGTCCAGCTTGATGAGGATGACAAACTGACAAACATTTTCTGGGCCGATTCCAAATCTAGAACCGACTTCAGCTACTACAGTGACGTGGTTTGTTTGGACACAACCTACAAGATAAATGAACATAGCAGACCATTAACACTATTCCTTGGAGTGAACCACCACAAGCAAATCTCCATATTTGGTGCTGCCTTGCTTTATGATGAATCAGAAGAGTCTTTCAAGTGGCTATTTGATACATTCAAGATTGCTGCAAATGGAAAGCAACCAAAAACAATCTTGACAGATTGGTCTATGGCAGCAACTACGGCTTCTGCGATAACAGCAGCATGGCCTGGAACAGTTCATCGCCTTTGTCCATGGCAAGTGTACCAAAACTCTGTCAAGCACCTTAATCACACCTTTCAAGGCTCCAAAACATTTGCAAAGGATTTCGGAAAATGTGTTTATGACTACGATGACGAAGAGAACTTCTTGCTTGGATGGAATACTATGCTAGAGAAGTATGATCTACGAAACAATGAgtggattaaaaaaatatttgatgatcGTGATAAATGGTCTCCAGTATACAATCGCCATGTATTCACTGCAGATATAAAAAGTTCTTTGCAGTCGGAAAGTGTTAGAAATGCCTTGAAGAAGTCCTTGAGTCCACAATTTGACCTGTTATCTTTCTTTAAGCACTATGAAAGAATGCTTGATGAGTATCGTTATGCAGAGTTACAAGCTGATTTTCATGCAAGCCAAAGCTTCCCTAGAATTCCTCCATCCAAAATGCTGAGACAGGCTGCTAACATGTACACACCAGTGGTCTTTGAAATTTTTCGCAGGGAGTTTGAGATGTTTGTCGATTCCGTGATTTATAGCTGTGGGGAGGATGGAAATGCATTCGAATATAGAGTAGCAGTAACAGATAGGCCTGGGGAACACTATGTTAGGTTTGACTCTGGCGACTTATCTGTTGTATGCAGTTGTAAAAAATTTGAAGCAATGGGTATCCAGTGTTGCCATGTGTTGAAAGTTCTAGATTTCAGAAATATAAAGGAGTTACCACAAAAATATTTCATGAAAAGATGGAAGAAGGATGTCAAGTCTGCAAGTACAGGCAATCAAGAACTTCTGAATGGAGGAGTTTCACAAATTCCCAGCTCTTATTTGAATGTTCCCGTGCCATTTATAGATCCACAACATGTGCAATCAAATAACGAGCTTAACCAT GACACTTCTGTTTCTAACTCCCACCAGCAGGCCCTTCATGGAGGTGCACAGGGAAGTCAG GGTTATGCTCCCTTAGCAGGgattcagcagcagcagtttaTTGGAAATTTTCGCCTGAACCATGAAACAGGTTTCTTATGA
- the LOC127767617 gene encoding protein FAR1-RELATED SEQUENCE 5-like isoform X1, giving the protein MQFEDGGDVHVGAGEGEDGGRVTVDELTRCLRCGISANATPHMRRGPEGRRTLCNACGIAWAKGKVRKVIDSDTPMDNAMFAQMVPELSMEFDDEDKAYEFYNRYAGHVGFSVRKSSSDKSAENITRSRTFVCSREGFRKDKKGAKEVKRPRPETRIGCPARMSIKITSDGKYRISEFVPDHNHQPAPPSTMHMLRSQRVLTELQTTEADSSEDSATPSRFSSCSLVKQAEVIRHTNFLPAEYRCSLRSKRKKNMQPGDAGVTVKYLQSMQLSNPSFFYAVQLDEDDKLTNIFWADSKSRTDFSYYSDVVCLDTTYKINEHSRPLTLFLGVNHHKQISIFGAALLYDESEESFKWLFDTFKIAANGKQPKTILTDWSMAATTASAITAAWPGTVHRLCPWQVYQNSVKHLNHTFQGSKTFAKDFGKCVYDYDDEENFLLGWNTMLEKYDLRNNEWIKKIFDDRDKWSPVYNRHVFTADIKSSLQSESVRNALKKSLSPQFDLLSFFKHYERMLDEYRYAELQADFHASQSFPRIPPSKMLRQAANMYTPVVFEIFRREFEMFVDSVIYSCGEDGNAFEYRVAVTDRPGEHYVRFDSGDLSVVCSCKKFEAMGIQCCHVLKVLDFRNIKELPQKYFMKRWKKDVKSASTGNQELLNGGVSQIPSSYLNVPVPFIDPQHVQSNNELNHDTSVSNSHQQALHGGAQGSQGYAPLAGIQQQQFIGNFRLNHETVLAWWII; this is encoded by the exons ATGCCTACGTTGTGGCATCAGTGCAAATGCGACGCCTCATATGCGCCGTGGACCAGAGGGACGGAGAACTTTATGCAATGCTTGTGGTATAGCATGGGCAAAG GGAAAAGTGCGAAAAGTTATTGATTCTGATACCCCCATGGATAATGCCATGTTTGCACAAATGGTTCCAGAACTTAGCATGGAATTCGATGACGAAGATAAAGCATATGAGTTCTACAACAGGTACGCTGGACATGTGGGATTCAGTGTTCGTAAAAGTTCATCGGACAAATCAGCTGAAAACATCACAAGGTCAAGAACCTTTGTATGCTCGAGAGAAGGTTTTCGTAAGGACAAGAAAGGAGCTAAGGAAGTTAAAAGACCACGGCCAGAAACAAGAATAGGGTGTCCTGCACGAATGTCAATTAAGATTACATCTGATGGTAAATATCGTATATCTGAATTCGTACCAGATCATAACCATCAGCCAGCACCCCCATCAACCATGCATATGCTGAGGTCTCAGAGAGTACTCACTGAGCTGCAAACAACTGAAGCAGACTCCTCAGAAGATTCAGCGACACCATCAAGGTTTTCTAGTTGCTCTTTGGTGAAGCAAGCAGAAGTAATTAGACATACCAATTTTCTCCCTGCTGAATACAGGTGCTCTCTTCGTTCAAAGCGCAAGAAAAATATGCAACCTGGTGATGCAGGAGTAACTGTAAAGTACCTGCAAAGCATGCAGCTAAGCAACCCTTCTTTCTTTTATGCTGTCCAGCTTGATGAGGATGACAAACTGACAAACATTTTCTGGGCCGATTCCAAATCTAGAACCGACTTCAGCTACTACAGTGACGTGGTTTGTTTGGACACAACCTACAAGATAAATGAACATAGCAGACCATTAACACTATTCCTTGGAGTGAACCACCACAAGCAAATCTCCATATTTGGTGCTGCCTTGCTTTATGATGAATCAGAAGAGTCTTTCAAGTGGCTATTTGATACATTCAAGATTGCTGCAAATGGAAAGCAACCAAAAACAATCTTGACAGATTGGTCTATGGCAGCAACTACGGCTTCTGCGATAACAGCAGCATGGCCTGGAACAGTTCATCGCCTTTGTCCATGGCAAGTGTACCAAAACTCTGTCAAGCACCTTAATCACACCTTTCAAGGCTCCAAAACATTTGCAAAGGATTTCGGAAAATGTGTTTATGACTACGATGACGAAGAGAACTTCTTGCTTGGATGGAATACTATGCTAGAGAAGTATGATCTACGAAACAATGAgtggattaaaaaaatatttgatgatcGTGATAAATGGTCTCCAGTATACAATCGCCATGTATTCACTGCAGATATAAAAAGTTCTTTGCAGTCGGAAAGTGTTAGAAATGCCTTGAAGAAGTCCTTGAGTCCACAATTTGACCTGTTATCTTTCTTTAAGCACTATGAAAGAATGCTTGATGAGTATCGTTATGCAGAGTTACAAGCTGATTTTCATGCAAGCCAAAGCTTCCCTAGAATTCCTCCATCCAAAATGCTGAGACAGGCTGCTAACATGTACACACCAGTGGTCTTTGAAATTTTTCGCAGGGAGTTTGAGATGTTTGTCGATTCCGTGATTTATAGCTGTGGGGAGGATGGAAATGCATTCGAATATAGAGTAGCAGTAACAGATAGGCCTGGGGAACACTATGTTAGGTTTGACTCTGGCGACTTATCTGTTGTATGCAGTTGTAAAAAATTTGAAGCAATGGGTATCCAGTGTTGCCATGTGTTGAAAGTTCTAGATTTCAGAAATATAAAGGAGTTACCACAAAAATATTTCATGAAAAGATGGAAGAAGGATGTCAAGTCTGCAAGTACAGGCAATCAAGAACTTCTGAATGGAGGAGTTTCACAAATTCCCAGCTCTTATTTGAATGTTCCCGTGCCATTTATAGATCCACAACATGTGCAATCAAATAACGAGCTTAACCAT GACACTTCTGTTTCTAACTCCCACCAGCAGGCCCTTCATGGAGGTGCACAGGGAAGTCAG GGTTATGCTCCCTTAGCAGGgattcagcagcagcagtttaTTGGAAATTTTCGCCTGAACCATGAAACAG TGTTGGCGTGGTggattatttga